TCAAAGTTCCTGGTTTTAAGGCATTTAAAGATCATGTCACCCAAGGGTGATTTCAAATGGAAACTCAAAGCTTGGATGACATCCAACAACTGCCGTgcacccactgctctgctgggatgtctgtgtggccagtctacgaaGAATgttagtcaccgcatctcaaaaaagatatagtggaattagaaaaggtgcagagaagggtgacgaaaatgataaagaggatgggacaacttccctatgagaataagcttaagcggctagggctcttcagcttggagaaaagatggctgagcagagatatgatagaggtctataaaataatgagtggagtggaacagatagacgtgaatcgcttgtttactgtttccaaaaatactaggaccagggggcatgaaatgaagctacataGTACATTTGAAACACTGAAAATCTATGAGGCAGGAAGGTGATAATAGCCAATAGCAGAGCTCGTGTCATAGAAAAAGTGATTGACTAAAGAACCAGCAAATGAGGGTTAGAGGTAGGTGCAGGAGCAGCCAATGAAGGTTAGAGctgggtgtgtgaggagccaatgagggttagCAGTGGGTGTGTGATAAGCTAATGAGAAGTGTTTGCTCATGTTTATTAATATGTCTCCTCTCTGCAGTAAATGTGACTCTGGATCCTGAAACTGCTCATCCTAATCTCATCCTGTCTAAAGACAGAAAAAGTGTCAGAAGGGGAAATACAAGACAGAATGTGCCGGACACTCCTCAGAGATTTGATGATGATCCCTGTTTGCTGGGGAGTGAGGGCTTCACCTCAGGGAGACATTACTGGGAGGTAGAGGtgctggtggaggtgggggatgaTCGTTTCTGTATATTGGGAGTGTGTAAAGAGTctgtgaggaggaaggggaggatcaCAGTGTCACCTGGGCAAGGCTTCTGGACAATGCAGCTGTCATATCTAATTGGATACTTTGCCCTCACCTCCCCTGTGACCCAGCTCCCCCTGAGAGAGAGACTCCGGGCAGTGGGGATTCTGCTGGACTATGAGGCAGGAAAGGTCTCGTTTTACGATGCAGATAATAAATCTCATCTATTCACCTTCACCGATTCCTTCACAGGGAAACTCCGACCTTTCTTGTGGAGTAATTCTAATTTTCCTCTGAGAATCCGCCAGGTATCAGCCTGGAATTAAACAGCAAGACTCAGGATTTACATTtctcagactctctctctctctctctgcttgacAAAGTCTTATATACAGTCatcagaaaatatgaataaaTCTGGGAAGCTCTGCTGCTCTTCCTTATGATTTCATAAAATCCAGCTTCTTTCCTGATATATTTCCTTAATCTGAAGTCTCTGACAGGAGTGTGAGAGGTGAAAGATTTTACAGATTTCTGTTAAACATGTTCAAAGAAATAATTGTTACAGAAATATTAAACTTTcaggatttctttctttccttatgGAAATTAAGTTTATTTCTTTCTATCCCAATGGATTAACATAGAAGCCAGAACACTTTCAAACATCGACAGAGATGTCTGTTTAAAAAACAGATTTGAGAGTGTTTTAAAGGTAAATGATGAGAGTGAAGTGAGTGCCTAAGAGTGATTACTTAAATTAAAAAGCCTGTCGCATCTTAAAGGCTTTAGAGGAGACTGAACTGTTTGAGAGGttggagaaacaaaaaaaaaatgaattgacAACAAATCCTGCCAGTGAATTAATGTTACTGATGAGCAGGTAAATCAGGATTTTTGTTTAATGATGTGTCATTGACACATATATTCTGCACCAGTGCTGGCTTAAAGGGTACACTAACATTCtatcaaatctgattgatttgagAAGAGGATTTTAAAGGTGAAAAGCCTCATTGGAATTGTGGAAGACAATTCTTTAAAGGAGAATTGTTTTTACCCTGTATTAAGGTGACAGGGTACATACAAAGGGGTTGGAAGTAAAGCTAATATTAaggaactaggaaaaaatgcccgtttctgagcggaatgaaacgagcgctagcaaggggccccctccctccgcccctcgaagctacttgccttgttcgctgtgggcagtttcggccctcgagtgtcaatagctccgccctcgatgtcatgacgttttgacgcgtcatgacgttttgacgcgagggcggtgcagacactcaagggcacaccggatatctcgggcgcctcaacttccgtggaggcttcagaacgttggggttgccttttatatatatagattttatgTTTCCAGCTGTTTAAGGTAGAACTTCAcactcattttattttaattaactGTGGGAGGCAAAAGTATAGGGAAACCTGATCATTCTTTTCTTTATATGGGATAGCTAGCTAGGGACAATCTCTTATCCCTGATAGCTGTGAATGGCGACATTTTCAAGGGCCATCACCTAGGTAGGGAGTAGGGTTTTCCCTTTTTGTGTTAATTAAAACCTAGTATAGTAGGTTTATGGAGGAGTTCCTGATCCTGGACAGTTTTTTTTGGGAAGCATCACCTGAATATATGGTACCCACCGAAAGAAAGGAGAAGATAAGAAgcaacaagaaagaaaaaaagtatcCTTTACATCGTCGAATGCATATTGACTAAGGATCTTGCAGAGATTAAATTAAGAGAGAGAATTAATACAAGAATTTATACTTACCGTATCCTGGAGAAATACctagggaaaggaaagaaatcacAAAAAATCAATTCTTGATAAGGGACACATTCCAAACAGttatttttattgcatgcatGCTTAAATTATAAGTAAAAAAAGAATTAaactaatacttatctgatgtcagTTACATTCATTAACTGGTAGAGTGATTCTGTGAAGAAACAACGAAACAAATGTTAAAAGTTACTGTGTTTATTCTTAAAAAGGTTTCTGGCAAATAGAAACAAAGTTTGTAAGGGGAGAAGGGAACATAGAAGCTTAAGTGTCTAAATGTTACAATGTTTTTGACTAAAGAATAACTGGTGAATGTGGAGTGTATAAATTATCAAGTTGTGGGTTGAAAACAATTTTGTTTAATAAAGTTGATGTTTTAAATAAAAGAACTTTTATATCAATTCCATCTCGATAGTTTTTTTTGTACCTCTTCTCCGCTtctgggtggtgtgttcagaccACTCAGTCGAGACTACATTGGAAAACCAAACCCGAACACATCTTAAATTCCATTtgaacccaggagtgggggaggggtttacattatgaatatgttaaaaagcaacagtcccagcacagacccctgtggaaccccactatctacccttctccatttagaatactgaccagattttaatccacaatagaacactacctcctatctcatgactgtccaattt
This portion of the Microcaecilia unicolor chromosome 4, aMicUni1.1, whole genome shotgun sequence genome encodes:
- the LOC115468306 gene encoding erythroid membrane-associated protein-like, with protein sequence MECGRYTVNVTLDPETAHPNLILSKDRKSVRRGNTRQNVPDTPQRFDDDPCLLGSEGFTSGRHYWEVEVLVEVGDDRFCILGVCKESVRRKGRITVSPGQGFWTMQLSYLIGYFALTSPVTQLPLRERLRAVGILLDYEAGKVSFYDADNKSHLFTFTDSFTGKLRPFLWSNSNFPLRIRQVSAWN